A single region of the Nitrosomonas sp. Is79A3 genome encodes:
- a CDS encoding transglycosylase SLT domain-containing protein, with protein sequence MANIKSDNQGFLIGEPLDLNRTFDLWSDIRNDMRAVRLALSGKVVSGLPSDRQVSTNRKSDNERIPQQPVAVPQRRDDVARQSNNNSPVSAAPATVTRKALLEPLKPAVTPGNIRSRAKPSASAERDTKTGRFTKNGSSSPLFGNESAGSNDRYVDSPPPYEDSTVSMAAEKIANAVSSASSGMEETDPAIKAFSEVAQPMARGYEILTAGTGREQKDTFRWFRKIFGEIKLFRRDETVFNKAANKSLKNIEENPAGGDASGGDSSWLRRYILPILAMALPFIASGASITGGAIGKAWESTVTDFKTVATKILSAWDSTTEKFNNVLSSIGSKIDSFWNAFTGFVKDKLGIDIPKAIKPVAEKISEKVSGVTDSVKRAYDVAKAKTGSVLENVTLKGYRHKAMFDGIKGGDDLAKYGTYTDAEAQRIRALKTSAANTSANIPGGMSQEIQDKISAQAKKHGLDPVMMQKIAAMESGGNPNAISKTGALGLFQFTGQTASGVGIKNRFDVDQNIEGGMKLTSQNMAMLKKAGLPVTAENIYMMHQLGPSAAQEIIRGSVGGKSKADLSANTQRSMNLNYGANSRTAAEYIDTNRVALDKRYAATVGNVQTAHAQVPESPRMPSPQLPADEPSIVEPLASTGSRNQNVIASAQPEVGQDVKDRRIAHIVTGGLSN encoded by the coding sequence ATGGCAAATATTAAAAGCGACAATCAAGGATTCCTGATAGGCGAACCGCTCGACCTAAATAGAACGTTCGATCTATGGAGCGATATCAGGAATGACATGAGAGCCGTTAGACTGGCGCTCAGTGGAAAGGTTGTGTCCGGATTACCATCTGACAGGCAAGTATCAACCAATCGCAAGAGTGACAACGAACGCATACCGCAGCAACCCGTAGCCGTACCGCAGCGAAGGGATGATGTCGCACGCCAATCCAATAATAATTCGCCTGTCTCAGCAGCACCGGCCACCGTCACCCGCAAGGCTTTACTAGAACCATTGAAGCCCGCAGTAACACCGGGCAATATCAGATCACGGGCAAAACCGAGCGCAAGCGCTGAAAGAGACACGAAAACCGGGCGATTTACAAAGAATGGCAGCAGCAGCCCGTTATTCGGCAATGAAAGTGCTGGCAGCAACGATAGGTATGTTGATAGCCCGCCACCCTACGAAGATAGCACGGTGAGCATGGCAGCGGAAAAGATTGCCAATGCTGTGAGTTCTGCCAGCAGCGGGATGGAAGAGACTGATCCGGCAATCAAAGCATTCAGCGAAGTAGCGCAGCCCATGGCGCGCGGTTATGAGATCCTGACAGCCGGTACCGGGCGGGAACAAAAAGATACTTTCAGATGGTTTAGGAAAATATTCGGTGAAATAAAGCTATTCCGCAGGGATGAAACGGTTTTCAATAAAGCTGCCAATAAAAGCCTCAAGAATATTGAAGAAAATCCAGCCGGTGGCGATGCATCAGGCGGCGATAGCAGCTGGCTAAGGAGATACATTCTCCCGATACTTGCTATGGCATTGCCATTCATTGCTTCCGGGGCTTCCATAACCGGCGGGGCAATTGGCAAAGCATGGGAGTCTACTGTAACTGATTTTAAAACAGTAGCAACCAAGATTCTTAGCGCATGGGATTCCACAACAGAGAAATTCAACAATGTACTCAGCAGCATCGGAAGCAAAATAGACTCATTCTGGAACGCTTTCACGGGATTTGTAAAAGATAAGCTTGGCATTGATATCCCAAAAGCAATAAAGCCGGTAGCTGAAAAAATCTCCGAGAAAGTATCTGGCGTAACGGACTCTGTAAAACGTGCTTATGATGTCGCAAAAGCTAAAACCGGATCAGTATTAGAGAATGTAACGCTTAAAGGATATCGTCACAAAGCGATGTTTGACGGTATCAAAGGCGGCGATGATCTGGCGAAATATGGAACCTATACCGATGCTGAAGCGCAACGTATACGCGCGTTAAAGACAAGCGCGGCCAACACATCAGCCAATATTCCAGGCGGTATGTCCCAAGAAATACAGGATAAGATATCAGCCCAGGCCAAGAAACATGGTCTTGACCCGGTAATGATGCAGAAAATAGCAGCCATGGAAAGCGGCGGCAATCCTAATGCTATAAGCAAAACAGGCGCTCTTGGGTTATTTCAATTCACCGGCCAAACAGCATCAGGCGTGGGCATAAAGAATCGGTTTGATGTCGATCAGAACATTGAAGGCGGCATGAAATTAACAAGCCAGAACATGGCTATGCTTAAAAAAGCAGGATTGCCGGTCACAGCAGAAAATATTTACATGATGCACCAGCTTGGACCAAGTGCCGCACAAGAGATCATACGCGGATCTGTGGGTGGAAAATCGAAGGCTGATTTATCAGCCAATACCCAGAGATCGATGAATCTTAACTACGGAGCAAATAGCCGAACGGCAGCAGAGTATATTGATACTAACCGGGTTGCACTGGATAAGCGTTATGCCGCAACCGTGGGTAATGTCCAAACCGCTCACGCGCAAGTACCAGAATCACCCAGAATGCCTTCACCTCAATTGCCAGCGGATGAGCCATCAATTGTAGAGCCATTGGCAAGCACTGGCAGCAGGAACCAGAACGTTATCGCTTCAGCGCAACCGGAAGTGGGTCAGGATGTCAAAGACCGGCGTATTGCTCATATTGTTACTGGTGGGTTAAGTAATTGA